In a genomic window of Tripterygium wilfordii isolate XIE 37 chromosome 8, ASM1340144v1, whole genome shotgun sequence:
- the LOC120003578 gene encoding uncharacterized protein LOC120003578, translated as MKRGTLHYPILDKPDPTKGSKRKKNEVHSVNFDPNPVVYGAPTSEYRPRSNAPRMSSPGAYYNHNHTQNLYPPRFNEVEIFPEMLRQVNQEEKIIQPHQELTEVVNLGTETEKKEVKVGAAFEGESKKKLIDLLHSYQDVFAWSYQDMPGLDTNIVVHKLPLIPECTPVKQKLRRMKVDMLLKIRDEVKKQFDAGFLEVARYPEWVANIVPVPKKDGKVRMCVDYRDLNRASPKDNFPLPHIDVLVDNTARHSTFSFMDGFSGYNQIKMAPEDREKTTFIILWGTFCYKVMPFGLKNAGATYQRAMVTLFHDMMHKEVEVYMDDMIAKSKEGEDHIVNLQKLFDRLRRHQLKLNPAKCTFGATSGKLLGFIVSRKGIEVDPDKVKAILEMPLPRTEKEVRGFLGRLNYIARFISQLTATCEPIFKLLRKSNSTEWNEDFQIAFEKIKQYLKSPPVLMPPVAGRPLILYLTVSDSSMGCVLGQHDSSGRIEHAIYYLSKKFTSCEANYSMLEKTCCSLVWAAHRLRQYMLYHTTWLISRMDPIKYIFEKPSLSGRIAKWHMLLSEYDILYVTQKAIKGSAIADYLADGAIDDTQSMDLKFPDIDVMTVSIEEGNQKDLAKWTMLFDGASNIMGCGIGAVLISPDENIIPFTAKLYFECTNNVAEYEACTMGIQAAIDMGIRRLQVYGDSQLVIRQLNDEWETKNDKLIPYYQHIKKLVKFFDRVEFDHIPREENQIADALATLAAMFDVDPKGEVQLIKIEKQEVQGYCSNLEGEPDEYPSGASENDKRTIRRLAGSFFLSGNVLYKRNDGIVFLRCVDMAEAELIMKEIHEGICGTHSSGYAMARKIIRAGYYWLTMERDCISYANRCHKCQIYADRTHVPINPLHVLTSPWPFSMWGLDVIGPIEPKASNGHRFILVAIDYFTKWVEAASYSNVTSSVVVRFLRNEIVCRYGVPERIITDNGTNFNSKMVKDFCDQFKISHHNSTPYRPKMNGAVEAANKNIKKIIGKMTENYKDWHEKLSFALYGYQTSIRTSTGETPFSLVYGMEAVLPIEVEIPSLRVVREAGLEESEWTRTRYEQLNLIEERRLRAICKGQLYQRRLMKAHNKKVRPRSFREGDLVLKMILPPQKDHRGKWTPNYEGPYVVKKAFEGGALILTRMDGEELPNPVNADAIKK; from the exons gaagttgagatttttcctgagatgttaagacaagtcaatcaagaagagaaaataatacagccgcatcaagagttaactgaagtcgtgaatttgggaactgaaacggagaaaaaggaagtcaaggtaggagctgcctttgaaggagaaagcaaaaagaagttgatagatttattgcatagttaccaggatgtctttgcatggtcttatcaggacatgccgggccttgatacaaacattgttgttcataagttgccattaattccagaatgtacccctgtgaaacaaaagttgaggagaatgaaagtagacatgttgttgaagataagagatgaagtgaagaagcagtttgatgctggtttcttggaAGTGGCACGATATCCAGaatgggtggcgaatattgtacctgtccctaaaaaagatggcaaagttcggatgtgtgtcgactatagagacctcaatcgcgcaagcccgaaggataacttccctcttcctcacattgatgttttagtggataatacagccagacattctaccttctctttcatggatggattttcgggttacaatcagatcaagatggcaccagaagatcgcgagaaaacaacttttattattctatggggaactttctgttataaagtcatgccatttggtctcaaaaatgctggagctacttatcagcgagccatggtcactctgtttcatgatatgatgcacaaAGAGGTTGAAGTTTATATGGATgacatgatagcaaaatccaaagaaggtgaagatcatattgtgaatctccagaagttgtttgatcgattaaggaggcatcaattgaagttgaatccagctaagtgcacatttggggcaacctcggggaagttgttaggtttcattgtaagtagaaaaggaattgaggtagatcctgataaagtgaaggcgatcttggagatgccactgcctcggacagaaaaggaagttaggggtttcttgggaagattgaattacattgccagattcatttcacagttgacagctacttgtgaacctatttttaaattgttgcgtaagagtaactctactgagtggaacgaagattttcagatagcattcgaaaagatcaagcaatatttgaaaagtcctccagtattgatgcctcctgtggctggcagaccgcttatcctctatttgactgtctcagatagttcgatgggatgtgtgcttggacaacatgattcatcgggaagaatagagcatgccatttattacttaagcaagaagtttactagttgtgaagcaaattattcgatgttggagaagacttgttgctctttggtttgggctgcacatcgacttagacagtacatgctttatcatacgacgtggttgatttccaggatggatcctatcaaatacatttttgagaaaccttctctttcagggaggatagctaaatggcatatgttattatcagaatatgatattttgtatgtcacacagaaggcaatcaaagggagcgcaatagcagattatttggcagatggagcaattgatgatactcagtctatggatttgaagtttccagatattgatgtcatgactgtgtcgatagaagaggggaatcagaaggatttggcaaaatggactatgttgttcgatggggcttctaatatcatgggatgtggaattggtgcagtgttaatatcacctgatgagaatattatcccgtttacagctaagttgtatttcgaatgtactaacaatgtggctgagtatgaagcatgtacgatgggaattcaagctgctattgatatggggattaggaggctacaggtctatggtgactcacagttggtgattaggcaattgaatgatgagtgggaaactaaaaatgacaagctcattccatattaccaacatatcaaaaagttagtcaagttttttgatcgggttgagtttgatcatatccccagggaagaaaatcaaatagcagatgctttggcaactttggcggcaatgtttgatgtagacccaaaaggggaagtgcagctaattaaaattgagaaacaagaagttcaaggttactgttcaaatttggagggagagcctgatg aatatccatcaggggcatcagagaatgataagcgcaccatcaggagattggcgggatctttcttcttgagtggaaatgttctttataaaaggaatgatgggatagttttcctgcgttgtgttgatatggcggaggctgaactaattatgaaagaaattcatgaaggaatatgtgggactcattccagtggatatgcaatggcacggaagattatacgtgcagggtattattggttaaccatggagagagattgcataagttatgcaaacagatgccacaaatgccagatttatgcagacaggacacatgttcccattaatccattacatgtgttgacatcaccatggcctttctcgatgtggggactagatgtcatcggtccgattgagccgaaggcttctaatgggcatcgtttcattttggttgctattgattattttactaaatgggtggaggctgcttcgtattctaatgtgacgagtagtgtGGTTGTTCGGTTCTTGAGAAatgagattgtttgtcgatatggagtcccagaaagaattatcactgataatggcacgaatttcaatagcaaaatggtgaaggatttttgtgaccagttcaaaattagtcaccataactcaactccataccgtccaaagatgaatggggctgtcgaagcggcgaataagaatatcaagaagatcatcgggaagatgacagagaattacaaagattggcatgaaaagctctcttttgctttatatggttatcaaacatcaatacgcacatctaccggggagactcctttctccttggtgtatggtatggaagcagttttgcctatcgaagtggagattccatcccttcgagtagttcgggaggcgggtttggaagaatcagaatggactcgaacgagatatgagcagttgaatttgattgaagaacgaagattaagggccatttgtaaagggcaattatatcaaagaagattgatgaaagcacataataagaaagttcgacctcgtagtttcagggaaggagatttagtgttaaagatgatcttgccacctcaaaaggatcaccgagggaagtggacaccgaattatgagggaccatatgtggtgaaaaaagcttttgaaggaggagcattaattttgacaagaatggatggagaagaattgcctaatccggtgaatgcagacgccatcaaaaag